In Molothrus aeneus isolate 106 chromosome 3, BPBGC_Maene_1.0, whole genome shotgun sequence, a single genomic region encodes these proteins:
- the STX11 gene encoding syntaxin-11, with amino-acid sequence MKDRLSELREFARLHNQQFSDSDDDENSPQDILLYETDYALEILHKDIQSIRTENDHLKADVNRLRKQNTRFLTSMRRLSSIKRDTNCIARDIKSRGESIHRKLQVMRDFCEDAITKYGAMSVIARVAKNHYVDLMHTFQDAMFDYNAAEMNQRENCKIRIQRQLEIMGKDVSGHQIEEMIEQGKWDVFSENLLSDVKGARAALNEIETRHKELVKLEGRIKEVHELFLQVALLVEEQADTFDVIEINMQNVEDYVGDAKDQVKRALEYRRKHPLRTILCCCISCCRR; translated from the coding sequence ATGAAAGACCGTTTAAGTGAGCTGCGTGAATTTGCCAGGTTACACAACCAACAGTTCTCTGATAGTGATGATGATGAAAATTCACCCCAGGATATTCTCCTTTATGAGACAGATTATGCCTTGGAAATCCTTCATAAGGACATACAGAGCATCCGGACAGAAAATGACCACCTAAAAGCGGATGTCAACCGTCTCAGAAAGCAAAACACCCGCTTCCTCACCTCCATGCGCCGCCTTAGCAGCATCAAACGAGACACTAATTGTATTGCCAGAGACATTAAGAGCCGTGGAGAAAGCATCCACAGGAAACTGCAGGTAATGAGAGATTTCTGTGAAGATGCAATAACAAAATATGGAGCTATGTCTGTCATTGCCAGGGTGGCGAAGAACCACTACGTTGACCTCATGCACACATTTCAGGACGCTATGTTTGATTACAATGCAGCAGAGATGAACCAGCGGGAGAACTGCAAGATTCGAATTCAGCGGCAGCTGGAGATCATGGGCAAAGACGTTTCTGGCCACCAGATTGAGGAGATGATTGAGCAAGGCAAATGGGATGTCTTTTCTGAGAATCTCTTGTCGGATGTCAAGGGAGCTCGTGCAGCCTTGAATGAGATAGAGACGCGGCACAAGGAGCTGGTGAAGCTGGAAGGTCGCATTAAGGAAGTTCACGAGCTCTTTCTGCAGGTGGCCCTGCTGGTGGAGGAACAGGCAGACACCTTTGATGTTATTGAGATAAATATGCAAAATGTTGAGGACTATGTAGGAGATGCTAAAGACCAAGTGAAAAGAGCTTTGGAATACAGGAGAAAACATCCCCTCAGAACAATCCTCTGCTGTTGCATATCATGTTGCAGAAGGTGA